One stretch of Schlesneria sp. DSM 10557 DNA includes these proteins:
- a CDS encoding glutamine synthetase adenylyltransferase codes for MVDADELLVDFERYVLRVSDRAELYHFLTEQPRGLELLVKLFASSRYLTETLLRDPSALRRLVQHRLLADVKSREEFTDEALEAAEDDSSMAGKLDALRRYQRSELLRIGVCDAFGLVDFRTATVQLSLLADGLIEACLRLVSTEMKVDPKGFSVLAMGKLGGEELNYSSDIDLIFLFQPVDESSSSTRGSGDGIELGNSGSSPFARLTVATTVNLAQRLIRALQDATGEGFLYRVDMRLRPWGRAGELVVQVPAYLQYIRNQAELWEKQALLKGRVVAGDFSVGARLLREAAPLIVGHSEEDVRKSVRSSKRQIEADLERRGRAFGEVKSGSGSIRDIEFIVQSLQLVHGQRFPHIRTVNTLDALVRLSDVDLIQADEYRCLTDGYVFLRTIEHSLQLLQNRQEHLLPTDPQEMTALARRLDFRDGEHFLVHYRQYCSAIRKVFNKYLPPAPDGMPLEEISSRSLRDTRTSTSDSVMTHFTSKSATDFTQETVFSEEERHEHQALLQTLTSEKPVIVLAKSDGAGSWRVRVLGIDHPGELSLICGLLFVYGFDIVNGIASTAEPVTQGGAAKTRECKFVDVFTVRSSIEAVMSEVWNCYESDLTELVQLAQSGLSHEAQGRLASRVADALEDSPDLATKPAPLEVSFDNQSHERFTVLHIRGEDTIGFLYELTNALALSGIAIEGMFVSTDLNVAADILYVTDAARRGKILDERRMQELQAAIVLIKHFTHLLPGSPNPEAALIHFRSFLGELFQQPDWTEQFSSLERPEVLTALAKVLGVSDFLWEDFLRLQYANLFPVLRDITGIEEAKSKSLLWRDLAIELAEIDDPAVRRRALNAFKDREMFRIDLRHILGRCGDFDRFAEELTDVAEVVVSTSLQLSELEFHDRYGVPKCADGDRASMVVCALGKCGGRELGFASDIELLFVYDKDGMTDGRESIANATYYQRLVESCVHAIRARQEGIFRIDLRLRPYGRSGPLAVSLDAFRRYFDPQGAAWPYERQALVKLRPITGDPGLGEKLISLRDKFLYDGPPFDFASMRAMRERQVRQLVATGEFNAKLSPGGLVDIEYFVQAMQITHGSRHASLRVTNTRIAMDEMHRTGVLTESDYRALRNAYGFFRRLIDALRMVRGDARDLTVSGPSSQDFHFLARRLGYGSSPQKLHRDLNQHIEVVNDLVRRQAEVV; via the coding sequence ATGGTCGACGCAGATGAGTTGCTGGTCGATTTTGAACGTTACGTACTGCGAGTCAGTGATCGAGCCGAGCTTTACCATTTTCTGACTGAGCAGCCACGGGGGCTGGAATTGCTGGTGAAGCTGTTCGCCAGCAGTCGGTATCTGACGGAGACATTGCTTCGTGATCCCAGCGCTTTGCGACGTCTGGTTCAGCACCGTCTTCTGGCCGACGTCAAATCTCGCGAAGAGTTCACGGACGAGGCGCTCGAAGCTGCCGAGGACGACTCTTCAATGGCGGGGAAGCTCGATGCGCTGCGTCGATATCAGCGATCAGAGCTTTTGAGGATTGGTGTTTGCGACGCATTCGGCCTGGTCGACTTTCGAACGGCAACAGTTCAGCTAAGTTTGCTGGCGGATGGGTTAATCGAAGCGTGTTTGAGACTCGTTTCGACCGAGATGAAAGTCGATCCCAAAGGTTTTTCGGTTCTCGCGATGGGAAAGCTGGGGGGGGAGGAACTGAACTACAGTTCCGATATTGACCTGATCTTTCTTTTCCAACCGGTCGACGAGTCCAGCAGTTCGACCAGAGGCAGCGGTGACGGCATTGAACTTGGGAATTCCGGCTCTTCCCCCTTTGCGCGGTTGACCGTCGCAACGACGGTTAATCTTGCCCAGCGATTGATCAGAGCCCTTCAGGATGCAACGGGTGAAGGATTCCTGTACCGAGTCGACATGCGGCTCCGCCCCTGGGGACGGGCAGGTGAACTGGTCGTGCAAGTCCCTGCTTACCTCCAGTATATCCGAAATCAGGCAGAGCTTTGGGAGAAGCAGGCACTGCTCAAGGGGCGCGTCGTAGCGGGCGATTTTTCAGTGGGAGCCCGACTACTGAGAGAAGCAGCACCGCTGATTGTCGGACACTCTGAAGAAGATGTCCGAAAAAGTGTTCGTTCTTCAAAGCGGCAGATTGAAGCGGACCTGGAACGACGGGGACGGGCATTCGGTGAAGTTAAATCAGGCAGCGGGTCGATCCGTGACATTGAGTTTATCGTCCAGTCCCTGCAGCTCGTGCATGGGCAGCGATTCCCACACATCCGCACGGTGAACACGCTCGATGCACTGGTGCGACTTTCTGATGTCGACCTGATTCAGGCAGACGAATACCGCTGCCTGACGGACGGATACGTTTTCCTGCGGACGATCGAGCACTCGCTGCAACTGCTCCAGAACAGGCAGGAACACTTGCTGCCAACTGATCCGCAGGAAATGACCGCTCTTGCGCGCAGGCTGGATTTCCGAGACGGCGAGCACTTTCTCGTCCATTATAGACAGTATTGTAGTGCCATCCGTAAAGTATTTAATAAGTACCTGCCCCCCGCCCCGGATGGTATGCCTCTGGAAGAGATCAGCAGTCGATCACTACGCGATACTCGCACCTCAACGAGCGACTCCGTCATGACTCATTTCACGAGCAAGTCGGCGACTGATTTCACCCAAGAGACGGTCTTCAGTGAAGAAGAACGTCACGAACATCAGGCGTTACTGCAAACGCTGACTTCTGAGAAGCCCGTCATCGTTCTCGCCAAGTCGGATGGTGCAGGTTCATGGCGTGTCCGAGTCCTGGGGATCGACCACCCCGGGGAACTGTCACTCATTTGCGGATTATTGTTTGTCTACGGTTTCGACATTGTCAACGGGATCGCATCCACTGCTGAGCCTGTCACTCAAGGGGGCGCGGCCAAAACTCGCGAATGCAAGTTTGTCGATGTTTTCACCGTTCGGTCTTCAATCGAAGCAGTCATGTCCGAAGTCTGGAACTGCTACGAATCTGACCTGACAGAGTTAGTTCAACTCGCACAATCCGGGTTGAGTCATGAAGCCCAGGGACGCCTTGCGTCACGGGTCGCAGACGCACTGGAAGACTCGCCCGACCTGGCAACAAAGCCAGCTCCACTGGAAGTCAGCTTCGACAACCAGTCGCATGAGCGGTTTACAGTCCTGCACATCCGTGGTGAAGACACGATTGGCTTCCTTTATGAACTGACGAACGCGTTAGCTCTCAGCGGAATTGCCATCGAAGGGATGTTCGTCAGTACTGACCTCAATGTCGCAGCGGATATTCTCTATGTCACAGACGCTGCCCGACGTGGCAAGATCCTCGATGAACGGCGAATGCAGGAGCTTCAGGCAGCGATTGTGCTGATTAAGCACTTCACTCATCTGCTTCCAGGCTCGCCGAACCCGGAGGCTGCTCTCATCCACTTTCGTTCATTTCTGGGCGAATTGTTCCAGCAGCCAGACTGGACAGAACAGTTCTCGTCGCTTGAACGGCCTGAAGTCCTGACTGCGCTGGCAAAGGTCCTTGGGGTGAGCGATTTCCTGTGGGAAGATTTCCTGCGGCTGCAATATGCCAACCTCTTCCCGGTCCTGCGTGACATCACCGGAATCGAAGAAGCGAAATCGAAATCGTTGCTCTGGCGTGACCTCGCGATTGAGCTGGCAGAGATCGATGATCCGGCAGTACGTCGTCGAGCCTTGAATGCGTTCAAGGACCGCGAAATGTTCCGAATCGATCTCCGCCATATTCTCGGACGGTGCGGAGACTTCGATCGGTTTGCCGAAGAGCTGACTGATGTTGCCGAGGTGGTTGTTTCGACCAGTCTGCAACTGAGTGAACTCGAATTTCACGATCGGTACGGGGTACCGAAATGTGCTGATGGCGATCGAGCTTCGATGGTCGTCTGCGCTCTAGGGAAATGCGGTGGCCGCGAACTCGGTTTTGCTTCTGACATCGAGTTGCTATTTGTCTATGACAAAGATGGGATGACCGACGGACGCGAGTCGATCGCCAATGCGACGTATTATCAGCGGCTCGTCGAATCCTGCGTGCATGCCATCCGGGCTCGACAAGAAGGGATCTTCCGAATTGACCTGCGACTTCGTCCATATGGACGATCTGGGCCACTGGCAGTCTCGCTCGATGCATTCCGGCGTTACTTTGATCCCCAAGGCGCCGCCTGGCCCTACGAACGTCAGGCCCTGGTAAAGTTGCGTCCGATCACAGGGGACCCCGGACTTGGAGAGAAACTGATCTCACTCAGAGATAAGTTCCTGTATGACGGTCCACCTTTCGACTTCGCCTCAATGCGCGCCATGCGAGAGCGGCAGGTCCGACAACTCGTTGCGACCGGCGAGTTCAATGCGAAGCTTAGCCCGGGCGGCCTGGTCGATATTGAATACTTCGTTCAGGCCATGCAGATCACGCATGGCTCAAGGCACGCGAGTCTGCGGGTGACGAACACGCGCATCGCGATGGACGAAATGCATCGAACGGGGGTATTGACCGAATCAGACTATCGAGCACTGCGAAACGCCTATGGCTTTTTCCGCAGGCTGATCGATGCATTGCGTATGGTCCGGGGTGATGCGCGCGACCTGACGGTCTCCGGTCCTTCAAGCCAGGATTTCCATTTTCTCGCGCGTCGGTTGGGCTACGGATCGTCACCTCAAAAACTTCATCGCGACCTGAACCAGCACATCGAAGTGGTCAACGATCTTGTCCGCAGACAGGCGGAGGTGGTGTGA
- the bioD gene encoding dethiobiotin synthase, protein MTDAIPRPNSPRGLFITGTDTSVGKTHVTCIIARQLISHGRRTAAYKPVCSGAIAVQPALSGTDRTTQSFTGAVTSSKLLWEDIERLSNATDRVWPESIVCPQRFVAPLAPPVAARLEGTTVDFDAAVLGAYGFHGSEIVLIEGAGGWLSPLTESQSVADLAKELRVPILVVSRSGLGTINHTLLTIEAIRARGLAVAGVVLNQPTPADGDLSSQTNAEEISRRGEVPVLGIVTHGAKSELQRDGQTVTIPWYELAGRLINEPPRTQPS, encoded by the coding sequence ATGACTGACGCCATACCGCGCCCGAACTCGCCTCGCGGTCTCTTCATCACTGGGACTGACACCAGCGTGGGGAAGACACATGTGACCTGCATCATCGCTCGTCAATTGATTTCCCACGGACGTCGCACAGCCGCCTACAAGCCGGTCTGTTCAGGTGCGATCGCCGTTCAGCCAGCTCTTTCGGGCACGGATCGCACGACACAGTCATTTACGGGAGCTGTTACAAGTTCAAAGTTACTTTGGGAAGACATCGAACGATTGAGCAACGCGACGGACCGGGTCTGGCCGGAATCGATCGTGTGCCCTCAAAGATTCGTTGCACCGCTCGCTCCGCCGGTTGCGGCAAGACTCGAAGGAACGACTGTCGATTTCGACGCTGCGGTCCTGGGGGCCTACGGCTTCCATGGTTCCGAGATTGTGCTCATCGAAGGGGCGGGTGGATGGCTTTCGCCTCTGACAGAGTCGCAATCGGTCGCAGATCTGGCAAAGGAGCTGAGAGTTCCGATCCTGGTCGTTTCACGCAGCGGTCTGGGAACGATCAACCATACTCTGTTGACCATCGAAGCGATTCGCGCACGAGGACTCGCCGTGGCTGGGGTGGTCCTCAATCAACCGACCCCGGCAGACGGCGATTTATCCAGTCAAACCAATGCAGAGGAGATATCGCGCCGAGGAGAGGTTCCCGTGCTTGGTATCGTAACCCACGGGGCAAAAAGCGAATTGCAACGGGACGGACAGACCGTCACAATTCCCTGGTACGAATTAGCGGGGAGGCTGATCAACGAACCACCTCGCACGCAACCCAGTTGA
- a CDS encoding carbon storage regulator — MLVLTRKKSESISIGNDVVITITQIGSGKVKLGIVAPDHIRIRRSELVRFETEPVDGSTEDSKASTDANDAVTEIVVAEETATECPVDFSTEYAAEIEDQMYCVLA, encoded by the coding sequence ATGCTCGTACTCACGCGAAAGAAATCAGAATCGATCTCGATCGGAAACGATGTTGTCATCACCATCACGCAAATCGGTTCGGGCAAAGTAAAGCTGGGAATTGTTGCCCCTGATCACATTAGGATTCGTCGCTCTGAACTCGTGCGATTCGAAACCGAGCCCGTCGACGGATCGACTGAAGATTCGAAAGCGAGCACCGATGCCAATGACGCGGTTACGGAAATTGTCGTAGCGGAAGAAACCGCCACCGAGTGCCCCGTCGATTTCAGCACAGAGTACGCGGCGGAAATCGAAGATCAAATGTACTGCGTTCTCGCGTGA
- a CDS encoding sigma-70 family RNA polymerase sigma factor, with amino-acid sequence MGIVFVSGLVDAPLLSPEEEKCWFKEMNFLKFRAERNRRRLDLRRPDLALVEQIESDLDAAVEVRNRIVQGNVRLIVALAKKLTNSLDLMGDLISEGMVPLIRSVELFDIGLGNRFSTYATWAIRNQMLRSLKRSRFSTEIEPGEDAPSLENLPDWRTLPTTDETTHDLRVTTVNRLLQSLSDRERQILTARFALNGQPAGQSLADIAEQTGLSKERVRQIAINSISKLRESMTYDEFEAMS; translated from the coding sequence GTGGGAATCGTTTTCGTTTCCGGCCTGGTCGATGCGCCACTGCTCTCGCCCGAAGAAGAGAAGTGCTGGTTTAAGGAGATGAACTTCCTCAAGTTTCGAGCAGAGCGGAATCGGCGGCGGCTTGATCTGAGACGCCCTGACCTTGCTCTGGTTGAACAGATTGAGTCGGATCTGGATGCAGCCGTGGAAGTTCGTAACCGAATTGTGCAAGGAAACGTGCGACTGATTGTCGCGTTGGCCAAGAAGCTCACAAATTCCCTGGATTTGATGGGCGATCTGATCAGTGAAGGGATGGTTCCCCTGATTCGGTCCGTGGAATTATTTGATATCGGTCTGGGGAACCGCTTCAGTACTTACGCAACATGGGCCATTCGCAATCAGATGTTGCGTTCGCTCAAACGGAGTCGCTTCAGCACCGAGATTGAGCCCGGTGAAGATGCTCCCTCATTGGAGAATCTTCCCGACTGGCGAACATTGCCCACTACGGATGAGACCACTCATGACCTACGTGTCACAACGGTCAATCGGCTCCTGCAGAGCCTTTCAGATCGCGAGAGACAGATTTTGACAGCCCGCTTCGCACTGAATGGTCAACCGGCTGGTCAAAGCCTGGCAGACATCGCCGAACAGACGGGGCTGAGCAAAGAACGCGTCCGGCAGATTGCAATCAACTCCATTTCGAAGTTGCGCGAGTCAATGACGTATGACGAGTTTGAAGCAATGAGCTAG
- a CDS encoding tyrosine-type recombinase/integrase, protein MPRPRNSIPKFSIDRNGRAFTKVDGRFVSLGRGDNPESRRRYAVLLTEHTGLAVTASTATEKRASVTVNELLLRFVTEELPRYSTSEQYCQKTVVRLLRQLFGETLVSEFGPLRLRVVRKAMVDGDPTQKDQNGKPCPRKPWSRDTVNRNVKRIQAIFRWGVSWEIVPETVAASLGTVRILAAGETAAAESTPRRSVSKSDIEAVRRQLTQRNRDILDLLGLTGARPGELLSVRAKDLNQDGEVWRFDLIKHKTAHKGKSRTLFFNSKAQAILQRYITDDPEARLFPIRRDSFGHAVLRACTRAGIEPFVPHEIRHTTATKLVDEVGIESAQRLLGHSDQAMTQHYSRTADRQAVEAVKTLE, encoded by the coding sequence GTGCCGCGTCCACGAAACTCGATTCCAAAATTCTCGATTGATCGCAACGGCCGCGCCTTCACAAAGGTTGACGGCCGTTTTGTTTCTTTGGGCCGTGGTGATAACCCGGAGTCGAGGCGGCGATACGCTGTCCTGCTCACCGAGCACACGGGCCTTGCAGTGACGGCTTCGACAGCGACTGAGAAGCGGGCTTCTGTCACGGTCAATGAACTGCTGCTCAGGTTCGTCACAGAAGAACTTCCGCGATACTCCACATCAGAGCAATACTGTCAGAAGACCGTAGTTCGTCTGCTGCGGCAGTTGTTCGGTGAGACCCTTGTGTCCGAGTTTGGGCCACTGCGTCTGCGAGTGGTCCGCAAGGCAATGGTAGACGGGGATCCCACACAAAAGGACCAAAACGGCAAGCCATGCCCCAGAAAGCCGTGGTCCCGTGATACCGTCAACCGTAACGTGAAACGAATTCAAGCTATCTTCCGCTGGGGGGTGAGCTGGGAGATCGTTCCCGAAACCGTTGCTGCTTCGCTGGGGACGGTTCGGATCCTCGCGGCGGGTGAGACCGCAGCGGCAGAATCGACGCCACGGCGATCCGTTTCCAAGTCGGATATCGAAGCCGTCCGCAGGCAGTTGACGCAGCGTAATCGGGATATCCTCGATCTGCTGGGGCTCACTGGAGCGAGGCCGGGGGAATTGCTTTCGGTGCGTGCCAAAGACCTCAATCAGGATGGCGAGGTATGGCGGTTCGATCTGATCAAACACAAGACCGCGCACAAGGGCAAGTCAAGGACGTTGTTCTTCAACAGTAAGGCTCAAGCGATCCTGCAGCGGTACATCACCGATGATCCAGAAGCGAGATTGTTCCCGATTCGCCGGGATAGCTTCGGTCACGCCGTGCTGCGAGCATGCACGAGAGCAGGGATCGAACCGTTCGTCCCGCACGAGATCCGGCACACGACCGCCACGAAGCTCGTTGATGAAGTCGGTATAGAGTCCGCACAGCGATTGCTGGGGCACTCTGATCAAGCCATGACCCAGCACTACAGCAGGACCGCCGATCGGCAAGCTGTGGAAGCAGTGAAGACACTCGAATGA
- a CDS encoding DUF1580 domain-containing protein yields MIANIQQAATLSHAARNWLPPARTGNPVHPSVLTRWSDRGIVARSGERIFLHTWRVGGQRMVTQAAIEEFLEALNAGSPASDDLDDDSVSRRAHEASSALERLGC; encoded by the coding sequence ATGATTGCGAATATTCAACAAGCAGCAACTTTGTCGCACGCGGCAAGGAACTGGCTGCCGCCCGCACGGACGGGAAACCCAGTTCATCCCAGTGTGCTCACACGATGGTCAGATCGCGGGATTGTGGCTCGAAGCGGTGAGCGGATCTTCCTGCACACGTGGAGAGTCGGCGGTCAGCGAATGGTGACGCAGGCAGCGATCGAGGAATTCCTTGAGGCGCTCAACGCAGGCTCGCCAGCCAGCGACGATCTCGATGACGACAGTGTCAGTCGTCGCGCTCATGAAGCAAGTTCTGCTCTCGAACGCCTCGGATGCTGA
- a CDS encoding helix-turn-helix transcriptional regulator, translating into MLLRIEDVSERLHLTPRAVRTAWYEGRIPAPIRVGRRSIRWRLDELEKFIASQPGAVRPIKEKSDVKV; encoded by the coding sequence ATGCTGCTGAGAATTGAAGATGTTTCAGAGAGGCTACATCTGACGCCGAGAGCCGTCCGAACTGCATGGTACGAGGGACGCATACCCGCTCCGATTCGCGTGGGCCGACGCTCAATTCGTTGGCGACTCGACGAACTGGAAAAGTTTATCGCAAGTCAACCGGGCGCGGTGCGTCCAATCAAGGAGAAGTCGGATGTCAAAGTTTGA
- a CDS encoding phage major capsid protein, producing MSKFDASNILQTMQGRMDAIIEENPQTVPQKAQQEFDACLQVVNLVRQMTTAKIPLDEVGQRVELRNDGQLVTRRQAQRQSEYVAATEGDSTPSRFRQGNRELKHYSPEVIFGEPAPKSEFKSMADFCWNVKQGTQAVRMAAAGANEGIPSDGGYAVPMEQSYEILGASPEGEFMRPRCRVEGMKYGQKIITTPDDSSHADGDVYSGLQLQWVPEAGEIDYQMPKLKQLALYAKKAVIMVPSTNELLADATAYTNSLPTLMGTALGFGLDRTMLVSGTGGGQPLSVLNANSTITVAKDSGQAAATISYANLVNMLGRIHPGCFQNARWVFNPSCIPQLLQLTIPIGTGGSQIPVMSESNGQYRLLSLPVHFSEKLNPLGQLGDCLLLDPTQYVMGIQQNGFRMDQSNHVLFTSDQTVFRLIVRIDGQPIWSKAFQPLNSAPTLSWAVTLAARA from the coding sequence ATGTCAAAGTTTGATGCTTCTAACATCCTGCAGACCATGCAAGGCCGCATGGATGCGATCATTGAGGAAAACCCTCAAACCGTCCCTCAGAAGGCTCAGCAGGAGTTCGACGCGTGTCTTCAGGTGGTCAACCTGGTCAGGCAGATGACCACAGCGAAGATCCCACTCGACGAAGTCGGCCAGCGTGTTGAACTGCGGAATGATGGCCAGTTGGTCACTCGGCGACAGGCTCAGCGGCAGTCCGAATACGTTGCGGCCACGGAAGGCGACTCGACCCCAAGCCGTTTCCGGCAGGGGAATCGGGAACTGAAACACTACTCACCCGAGGTTATCTTCGGGGAGCCAGCGCCAAAGTCTGAATTCAAGTCGATGGCGGACTTCTGCTGGAACGTCAAGCAGGGTACTCAGGCAGTCCGTATGGCAGCGGCGGGTGCCAATGAAGGCATTCCCAGCGACGGCGGCTACGCTGTTCCGATGGAGCAGAGTTATGAAATCTTGGGAGCGTCACCGGAAGGTGAGTTCATGCGACCACGATGTCGCGTCGAGGGGATGAAGTACGGTCAGAAGATCATTACGACCCCTGATGACAGTTCGCACGCTGACGGCGATGTCTACAGTGGCCTACAACTGCAATGGGTGCCGGAAGCTGGTGAGATCGATTACCAGATGCCGAAACTGAAGCAGTTGGCACTGTATGCGAAAAAAGCCGTCATTATGGTTCCGAGCACGAATGAATTGCTGGCTGATGCCACGGCCTACACGAACTCACTACCCACCTTAATGGGAACGGCGCTCGGGTTCGGCCTTGACCGGACTATGCTTGTTTCGGGCACTGGCGGCGGACAGCCTTTGAGTGTCTTGAATGCCAATTCCACGATCACTGTTGCGAAGGATTCAGGGCAGGCAGCAGCGACGATCAGTTACGCCAATCTCGTCAACATGCTGGGGAGAATTCACCCTGGCTGTTTCCAGAATGCTCGCTGGGTGTTCAACCCGAGCTGCATTCCACAACTGCTGCAACTGACCATTCCCATCGGCACAGGCGGAAGCCAGATCCCGGTTATGTCTGAGAGCAACGGCCAATACCGTCTGCTGAGTCTGCCGGTTCACTTCAGTGAGAAACTGAATCCGCTCGGCCAATTGGGCGACTGTCTGTTGCTCGATCCTACACAGTATGTGATGGGCATTCAGCAGAACGGGTTCCGCATGGATCAGTCCAACCATGTGTTGTTTACTTCAGATCAAACCGTATTCCGGCTGATTGTCCGAATCGACGGTCAACCGATCTGGTCGAAGGCGTTCCAGCCACTGAACAGCGCTCCAACCCTCAGTTGGGCGGTGACACTGGCAGCGCGAGCATGA